A genomic segment from Actinoplanes sichuanensis encodes:
- a CDS encoding general stress protein, giving the protein MTTTQVPLPAELPTTTATVVGDYPTYAAAQHAVDYLSDHGFPVQHATLVGVDLRLVETVTGRLTVARAALVGAGGGAWIGLLAGAVLALFITAAWPDVVAVAVLGGAVWGAVMAAVAHAATRGRRDFASYRRLAAARYHLTVATDHADDANRLLTQHVEVMQYTWYPR; this is encoded by the coding sequence ATGACGACGACTCAGGTGCCCCTACCCGCCGAGCTGCCCACCACGACGGCCACCGTCGTCGGCGACTACCCGACCTACGCCGCCGCGCAGCACGCCGTGGACTACCTGTCCGACCATGGCTTCCCGGTGCAGCACGCCACCCTCGTCGGCGTCGACCTGCGCCTGGTCGAGACCGTCACCGGCCGGCTGACCGTCGCCCGCGCCGCGCTCGTCGGCGCAGGCGGGGGTGCGTGGATCGGTCTGCTCGCCGGCGCCGTGCTGGCCCTGTTCATCACGGCCGCCTGGCCGGACGTGGTGGCGGTGGCCGTCTTGGGCGGCGCGGTGTGGGGCGCGGTCATGGCCGCGGTCGCTCACGCCGCCACCCGCGGCCGGCGAGACTTCGCCTCCTACCGTCGGCTCGCCGCCGCCCGCTACCACCTCACCGTCGCCACCGACCACGCCGACGACGCGAACCGGCTGCTCACCCAGCACGTCGAGGTTATGCAGTACACCTGGTACCCCCGCTGA
- a CDS encoding ATP-binding protein, with product MNEQIRLWVIDDPGQMRMVRASLLEVLTGQPALSITADDEVLQAVVIVATELMSNALQHGLPARSVRVGRGDGCLVVDVVDHELTAGPEYVRDRPMDRGGFGLRLVLELASDMGWCVIGASKHVWATIALAGRL from the coding sequence GTGAATGAGCAGATCCGGCTGTGGGTGATCGACGACCCGGGGCAGATGCGGATGGTGCGTGCCTCGCTGCTGGAGGTCCTTACCGGCCAGCCTGCCCTGTCAATTACTGCTGATGATGAGGTGCTGCAGGCGGTCGTGATCGTGGCTACGGAGCTGATGTCGAATGCGCTGCAGCACGGTCTGCCGGCCCGGTCGGTGCGGGTGGGCCGCGGCGATGGCTGCCTCGTCGTCGACGTCGTCGATCATGAGCTGACGGCGGGGCCGGAGTATGTGCGGGACCGTCCGATGGATCGCGGCGGTTTTGGGCTGCGGCTGGTGCTGGAGCTGGCCTCGGACATGGGCTGGTGTGTGATCGGCGCGAGCAAACACGTGTGGGCCACGATTGCCCTGGCAGGCCGCTTGTAG
- a CDS encoding STAS domain-containing protein: MNGLQITTRPEGAGIVRVSIAGEIDMATAPQVTDAARDAVTSGAREVRLDLAEVTFLDSTGIRTLLFAQRDAAEQGVLLRVVDAHHRVLRVLEITGALETLRDGATLQ, encoded by the coding sequence GTGAACGGCCTGCAGATCACCACCCGGCCCGAGGGGGCCGGCATCGTGCGGGTCAGCATCGCCGGTGAGATCGACATGGCCACCGCCCCACAGGTCACCGACGCGGCCCGCGACGCGGTCACGTCCGGGGCCCGCGAGGTGCGCCTAGATCTGGCCGAGGTGACGTTCCTGGACTCCACCGGCATCCGGACACTGCTGTTCGCTCAACGCGACGCCGCCGAGCAGGGCGTCTTGCTGCGCGTCGTCGATGCCCACCACAGGGTCCTCCGCGTCCTGGAAATTACCGGCGCACTCGAGACACTGCGCGATGGGGCCACGCTTCAGTAA
- a CDS encoding baeRF3 domain-containing protein, protein MRRLHALLEQARQGPATQAIALYASASTDALIRLPITVRDRAVVDPTFATRDLVRALHRTPRHLVLTPNAGQARLFDAAGDTLVPALTSAFPLTATRNDNRSRSRGRADKPARNVDAALGTYLRLHPAPLVLVGSDHATAAFRRISTNCARLAGTVNGNLTHAGRGVLTTRIRAVLDAYLHRRQTEALTLIDQRVSAGRVASGMPAAWLAARTQRPEVLAVDESLYYPARLSDDGDTLTPAHDTAHPNVIDDAVDELIELVLTRGGWIAFTTPGALNHHHGIALTTRH, encoded by the coding sequence GTGCGCCGCCTGCACGCCCTGCTTGAACAGGCCCGCCAAGGCCCCGCCACCCAAGCGATCGCCCTCTACGCCAGCGCGAGCACCGACGCCCTGATCCGGCTGCCCATCACGGTCCGCGACCGCGCCGTCGTCGACCCCACCTTCGCCACCCGCGACCTCGTCCGCGCCCTGCACCGCACACCCCGACACCTCGTCCTCACCCCCAACGCCGGCCAAGCCCGCCTGTTCGACGCCGCCGGCGACACCCTCGTCCCCGCCCTCACCAGCGCATTCCCACTCACCGCCACCCGTAACGACAACCGCAGCCGCAGCCGCGGCCGCGCCGACAAACCCGCCCGCAACGTCGACGCCGCCCTCGGCACCTACCTACGCCTGCACCCCGCACCCCTGGTCCTGGTCGGCAGCGACCACGCCACCGCCGCGTTCCGGCGCATCTCCACCAACTGCGCCCGCCTCGCCGGCACGGTCAACGGCAACCTCACCCACGCCGGCCGCGGCGTGCTGACCACCCGCATCCGCGCCGTCCTCGACGCCTACCTGCACCGCCGCCAAACCGAAGCCCTAACCCTTATTGACCAGCGCGTCAGCGCCGGACGCGTCGCCTCCGGCATGCCCGCCGCCTGGCTCGCCGCCCGTACCCAACGACCCGAAGTCCTCGCCGTCGACGAATCCCTCTACTACCCCGCACGGCTGTCCGACGACGGCGACACCCTCACCCCCGCCCACGACACCGCCCACCCCAACGTCATCGACGACGCCGTCGACGAACTCATCGAACTCGTCCTCACCCGCGGCGGCTGGATCGCCTTCACCACACCCGGCGCCCTCAACCACCACCACGGCATCGCCCTCACCACCCGCCACTGA
- a CDS encoding helix-turn-helix transcriptional regulator: MEAPATTGEAYPARDRTFLTNHAHVLLAIARDPNVRLRDVAQTVGITERAAQAIVADLEAGGYLRRDRVGRRNQYTVNPAGRFRHPAEADHSIGDLLDLFTGAPRAPVDASGTGGA; the protein is encoded by the coding sequence GTGGAGGCGCCAGCCACGACTGGAGAGGCGTACCCGGCGAGGGATCGGACGTTTCTGACCAATCACGCTCATGTGTTGCTGGCCATCGCCAGGGATCCGAACGTACGGCTGCGTGACGTGGCGCAGACCGTGGGGATCACCGAACGTGCCGCGCAGGCTATCGTGGCCGACCTGGAGGCCGGCGGTTACCTGCGGCGTGACCGCGTCGGGCGCCGCAACCAGTACACGGTGAATCCGGCCGGCCGGTTCCGGCATCCCGCGGAGGCTGATCACAGCATCGGCGATCTACTCGATCTCTTCACCGGCGCGCCGCGGGCACCTGTCGATGCCTCGGGGACAGGCGGGGCATGA
- a CDS encoding YdeI/OmpD-associated family protein → MPIPADVKAALDATAQYDTFTRRRPAARRQLLQPIEDAAHQPTRQRRIEALVTTLLGPTRPPDPS, encoded by the coding sequence GTGCCGATCCCCGCCGACGTCAAGGCCGCCCTCGACGCCACAGCCCAATACGACACCTTCACCCGCCGCCGCCCCGCCGCGCGCCGCCAGCTCCTGCAGCCGATCGAGGACGCCGCCCACCAGCCGACGCGGCAACGCCGCATCGAGGCACTGGTGACCACGCTACTCGGGCCCACCCGGCCGCCCGATCCCAGCTGA
- a CDS encoding PrsW family intramembrane metalloprotease, with the protein MTAPQPTAVGVAPVVRGPIGVDGFWQPRRFAFWMLIFLLANGAFSVISMFYQGSRVVPTATILGIVVWAAYTAIPLLFFHSLDLFQQHPPLGYVLAFAWGGLGALYLAIPANGAINSIVAKTTGSQDWAPAIAGPTTEELLKYLGVILLVLIARTQFRTILSVVAIGAVVGLGFQVIEDLDYTVNTAISIGSPNEVVPVLLTLAFRGIVSGLWSHALLTSISAFGLGWFLVHKHKPLAQRLAVAAGAYALAWLGHFFWNSPLLRTGNPYLDALTHGLPMLLVGYLIWRLAGREEAGYLTGLADTYVDQELITADERKALASLRYRRHLHKEAKKTYGRKAARRYRTLQRRQLHLVLQYGQHGPGGRTGQAALEVQLARADFAAKTGVPDLASARTTAAASV; encoded by the coding sequence GTGACCGCACCCCAGCCCACCGCCGTCGGGGTAGCCCCGGTCGTCCGGGGCCCGATCGGTGTCGACGGTTTCTGGCAGCCGCGCCGGTTCGCGTTCTGGATGCTGATCTTCCTGCTCGCCAACGGCGCGTTCTCCGTCATCTCGATGTTCTACCAGGGCTCCCGCGTCGTCCCGACCGCCACCATCCTCGGCATCGTGGTGTGGGCCGCCTACACCGCCATCCCGTTGCTGTTCTTCCACAGCCTGGACCTGTTCCAGCAGCACCCGCCGCTGGGCTACGTGCTGGCCTTCGCCTGGGGCGGCCTCGGCGCGCTCTACCTGGCGATCCCGGCCAACGGCGCGATCAACTCGATCGTCGCCAAGACCACCGGATCGCAGGACTGGGCCCCTGCCATCGCCGGGCCGACCACCGAGGAACTCCTCAAGTACCTCGGCGTCATCCTGCTGGTGCTCATCGCCCGCACCCAGTTCCGCACCATCCTGTCGGTGGTCGCCATCGGCGCCGTAGTCGGCCTCGGTTTCCAGGTCATCGAGGACCTCGACTACACGGTCAACACCGCGATCAGCATCGGCAGCCCCAACGAGGTCGTACCGGTGTTACTGACGCTGGCGTTCCGCGGCATCGTCTCCGGGCTGTGGAGCCACGCCCTGCTCACATCGATCTCCGCGTTCGGCCTCGGCTGGTTCCTCGTCCACAAACACAAGCCGCTCGCCCAACGACTGGCGGTCGCCGCCGGCGCCTACGCCCTGGCCTGGCTCGGGCACTTCTTCTGGAACAGCCCGCTGCTGCGCACCGGCAACCCCTACCTCGACGCGCTCACCCACGGCCTGCCCATGCTGCTGGTCGGATACCTGATCTGGCGCCTCGCCGGCCGCGAGGAAGCCGGCTACCTCACCGGCCTGGCCGACACCTACGTCGACCAGGAACTGATCACCGCCGACGAGCGGAAGGCCCTCGCGTCGCTGCGCTACCGCCGGCACCTGCACAAAGAAGCCAAGAAGACCTACGGGCGCAAAGCCGCCCGCCGCTACCGCACCCTGCAACGCCGGCAACTACACCTCGTGCTGCAGTACGGCCAGCACGGCCCGGGCGGCCGTACCGGCCAGGCCGCCCTCGAAGTCCAACTCGCCCGCGCCGACTTCGCGGCCAAGACCGGCGTACCAGACCTCGCGTCAGCGCGAACAACAGCCGCCGCCTCGGTGTAG
- a CDS encoding helix-turn-helix domain-containing protein, whose translation MRTREGMAIAKVKGRLKGRAPKLSKTRQAHLLKLHAAGEHTVVELAELFEVSRPTVYRVLERAQAASASNAA comes from the coding sequence ATGCGCACCCGCGAGGGCATGGCGATCGCCAAGGTCAAAGGCCGGCTCAAGGGCCGGGCGCCGAAGCTGTCGAAAACCCGGCAGGCGCACCTGTTGAAGCTGCACGCCGCCGGCGAACACACCGTGGTCGAGCTGGCCGAACTGTTCGAGGTGTCCCGGCCGACGGTGTACCGGGTACTCGAACGTGCTCAGGCGGCGAGCGCGAGCAACGCCGCGTGA
- a CDS encoding TerC family protein, with protein sequence MSVSWWIWAVLMLAIAAMLAVDLFLHRDNHVIGFREAAVWSGIWIAAGLLFGVILWAWQGGDVAGTYYAGYLIEKALSIDNVFVFALIFTYFAVPAALQHKVLFWGVIGALAFRFIFIFVGAELLETFFWTAYVFGTFLIYTGYKMAFRHGDQTPPDRNPVVRLVRKIIPTDANYHGDKFFTRINGKRVATLLFVVLIAVEATDLIFAIDSVAAILAITTSTFIVWTANAFAILGLRSLYFCLAGLLRRFVHLHYGLAVLLAFAGVKLILSETPVGKLPIPVTLGVIVVTITVSILWSLRSTRGITTGADDVPEDGTPADPSTTTAR encoded by the coding sequence ATGTCCGTGTCCTGGTGGATCTGGGCCGTGCTCATGCTGGCCATCGCGGCGATGCTCGCCGTCGACCTGTTCCTGCACCGCGACAATCACGTCATCGGCTTCCGTGAGGCCGCCGTCTGGTCCGGGATCTGGATCGCCGCCGGCCTGCTCTTCGGCGTCATCCTCTGGGCCTGGCAGGGCGGCGACGTCGCCGGCACCTACTACGCCGGCTACCTCATCGAGAAAGCACTCTCGATCGACAACGTCTTCGTCTTCGCGCTGATCTTCACCTACTTCGCCGTCCCCGCCGCCCTCCAGCACAAGGTGCTGTTCTGGGGCGTCATCGGCGCCCTGGCCTTCCGCTTCATCTTCATCTTCGTCGGCGCCGAACTGCTGGAAACCTTCTTCTGGACCGCCTACGTGTTCGGCACCTTCCTCATCTACACCGGCTACAAGATGGCCTTCCGCCACGGCGACCAGACCCCACCGGACCGCAATCCGGTCGTACGCCTGGTCCGCAAGATCATCCCGACCGACGCGAACTACCACGGCGACAAATTCTTCACCCGCATCAACGGCAAACGCGTCGCCACGCTGCTGTTCGTCGTGCTGATCGCGGTCGAGGCCACCGACCTGATCTTCGCCATCGACAGCGTCGCCGCCATCCTCGCGATCACCACCAGCACCTTCATCGTCTGGACCGCCAACGCGTTCGCCATCCTCGGCCTGCGCAGCCTCTACTTCTGCCTCGCCGGACTCCTGCGCCGCTTCGTGCACCTGCACTACGGCCTCGCCGTGCTGCTCGCCTTCGCCGGCGTCAAGCTGATCCTGTCCGAGACCCCGGTCGGCAAACTCCCGATCCCGGTCACCCTGGGCGTCATCGTCGTCACCATTACCGTGTCGATCCTCTGGAGCCTGCGCAGCACCCGCGGCATCACGACCGGTGCCGACGATGTCCCCGAAGACGGCACGCCGGCCGATCCCTCCACCACCACAGCCCGCTGA
- a CDS encoding putative bifunctional diguanylate cyclase/phosphodiesterase, whose product MVVALANGAALAVQRPGGAGRSAASRVVAFAAAVLAVSVLLTVAGLFVSLPAWSVWVPAGLSALAAVSGCAVAGRAARRSPARRFWRGLGVAAAFMTTGAFSQAYDSATVTGESLPVRLPTMLLYLAAVGTAVSALFRVPGRRQSWRVRFTMTVDVAIVAVAAGIAASQFVRSSRLLVPDSPVLAALNLIVLATACAAVVAVIRVGLTGHGPVDRSALWWLTPIGIVSPLTMALIPLLRPWPHLNASALTMPVIGLLFVLAARAQLTGDTRSVATGVAEPADGTAVSWWRVLWRSVSVVPYAAILVTAALLTVVALRTGHLQAGAVVGSVVLTLLVLVRQLVALFDNTMLMDRLAYQVNHDELTGLANRRLFASLLADHDGPLTVTVLGLDRFAAINDSLGTATGDQVLTAAGERLRHMAGAAAVVARLGGDEFGVLLPADTDTDTDSAAELAAVFDEPLQVDGHDLLVSATAGYATGADGDVPDLLRRAELALHLGKQRRTSRAVRYDASLETVAERDATLAAQIRHGLRAGEFRVLYQPIVTLPAGRLVAVEALVRWQRADGATVSPAQFIPIAERTGQIIDLGAWIFETACAQAAVWRRRHGAAAPLVSVNVSARQLLDPTLPAQVAEVLHRHELPADAITVEITETAVFGGGAALDTLHALREIGVVLALDDFGTGHSSLSLLRTCPVDVLKVDKSFVDGVAGSAQQEAVAAALISIADTLGLRTVAEGVETARQAERLHELGYRYAQGFHFARPQPATDIDALLQQRAGAIAS is encoded by the coding sequence GTGGTGGTGGCCCTGGCGAATGGTGCGGCATTGGCGGTACAGCGGCCGGGTGGGGCGGGGCGTTCAGCGGCGTCGCGGGTGGTTGCGTTCGCGGCTGCCGTGCTGGCGGTGAGCGTGCTGCTCACGGTGGCGGGTTTGTTCGTCTCCTTGCCTGCGTGGTCGGTATGGGTGCCCGCTGGGTTGAGCGCGTTGGCCGCGGTATCCGGGTGCGCGGTGGCGGGGCGCGCCGCCCGGCGGTCGCCGGCGCGCAGGTTCTGGCGCGGGTTGGGTGTGGCGGCGGCGTTCATGACGACCGGAGCGTTCAGTCAGGCCTATGACAGCGCGACGGTCACCGGCGAATCACTGCCGGTGCGCCTGCCGACCATGCTGCTGTATCTGGCGGCGGTGGGCACGGCGGTGTCGGCCCTGTTCCGGGTTCCGGGCCGGCGCCAGTCGTGGCGGGTGCGGTTCACGATGACGGTGGACGTGGCGATCGTAGCGGTCGCGGCCGGGATCGCCGCCTCACAGTTCGTGCGTTCGAGCAGATTGCTGGTGCCCGACAGCCCCGTGCTTGCGGCGCTGAATCTGATCGTGCTGGCCACGGCGTGCGCGGCGGTGGTGGCGGTGATCCGGGTTGGGCTGACCGGCCACGGCCCCGTGGATCGGTCGGCGTTGTGGTGGCTGACGCCGATCGGGATAGTCAGTCCGTTGACGATGGCCTTGATTCCGTTGCTGCGCCCGTGGCCTCATTTGAACGCTTCCGCGCTGACGATGCCGGTGATCGGGCTGCTGTTCGTCCTGGCCGCGCGCGCACAACTGACCGGCGACACCCGTTCCGTGGCAACAGGCGTGGCTGAGCCGGCCGATGGCACGGCGGTGAGCTGGTGGCGGGTATTGTGGCGCAGTGTCAGCGTGGTGCCTTACGCCGCGATCCTGGTCACCGCGGCGCTGCTGACGGTGGTGGCGCTGCGGACCGGGCACCTGCAGGCGGGGGCGGTGGTCGGCTCGGTCGTGCTGACGCTGCTGGTGCTGGTGCGCCAGCTGGTGGCGTTGTTCGACAACACCATGCTGATGGACCGGCTGGCGTATCAGGTCAATCATGATGAGCTTACCGGCCTGGCCAACCGGCGCCTGTTCGCCTCGCTGCTCGCCGACCATGACGGGCCGCTCACCGTCACGGTCCTCGGTCTGGACCGGTTCGCCGCCATCAACGACAGTCTCGGCACCGCCACCGGGGACCAGGTCCTCACCGCCGCCGGAGAGCGCCTGCGTCACATGGCGGGAGCAGCGGCGGTCGTCGCCCGGCTGGGCGGCGACGAGTTCGGGGTACTGCTGCCCGCCGACACCGACACGGATACCGACAGCGCGGCTGAGTTGGCGGCGGTCTTCGACGAGCCGCTGCAGGTCGACGGACACGATCTGCTGGTGTCGGCGACCGCCGGCTACGCCACCGGCGCTGACGGCGACGTCCCGGATCTGCTGCGCCGCGCCGAACTGGCTCTGCACCTGGGAAAACAGCGCCGCACGAGCCGGGCGGTCCGCTACGACGCGAGTCTGGAGACGGTCGCCGAGCGCGACGCTACTCTGGCCGCGCAGATCCGCCATGGTCTGCGCGCGGGTGAGTTCCGTGTGCTGTATCAGCCGATCGTCACGCTTCCGGCCGGTCGGCTGGTTGCCGTGGAAGCGCTGGTGCGCTGGCAGCGAGCCGACGGCGCCACGGTGTCGCCGGCACAGTTCATCCCGATCGCGGAGCGGACCGGGCAGATCATCGACCTCGGCGCGTGGATCTTCGAGACCGCGTGCGCCCAGGCCGCCGTCTGGCGACGCCGTCACGGCGCTGCCGCGCCGCTGGTCAGCGTGAACGTCTCCGCCCGGCAACTACTTGATCCCACCCTGCCCGCACAGGTCGCTGAAGTCCTGCACCGCCATGAGTTGCCAGCTGACGCGATCACCGTGGAGATCACCGAGACGGCGGTGTTCGGCGGTGGTGCGGCCCTCGATACCCTGCACGCGCTGCGGGAGATCGGCGTCGTGCTGGCGCTCGACGACTTCGGCACCGGCCACTCATCACTGAGTCTGCTGCGGACCTGCCCGGTCGATGTCCTCAAGGTCGACAAGTCGTTCGTCGATGGCGTCGCCGGCAGCGCCCAGCAGGAGGCCGTCGCCGCAGCGCTGATCTCCATCGCGGACACCCTCGGTCTGCGCACCGTCGCCGAAGGGGTGGAGACCGCCCGGCAGGCCGAGCGCCTGCACGAACTCGGCTACCGCTACGCCCAAGGCTTCCACTTCGCCCGGCCCCAACCAGCCACCGACATCGACGCGCTGCTGCAGCAGCGGGCCGGCGCGATCGCATCGTGA